A window of the Amycolatopsis solani genome harbors these coding sequences:
- a CDS encoding LLM class flavin-dependent oxidoreductase, translating to MKTATTVEFSGDTRETLDFVLEAEKLGLDVCWVAEAWGADAPSALGYLAARTDRIRLGSGIIQLGTRTPVAIAQAALTLADLSGGRFALGLGPSGPQVIEGLHGVPFAKPLTRMRETVEIIRRAFAGEKIAFSGRAFEIPLPGEARPMRLSTAPNPDIPIYLATLSPKLLELTGEVADGWLGTSFVPEGADAYFGPLDAGLAKAGRKRSDIDVCQGAEVAFAANEDELRTLVGSRKKELAFSLGGMGSASTNFYNNAYSRQGWADVAAEVRERWQAGDRDGAAALVTDEMVLGTTLIGTEDMVRDRLRVWRDTGIDTVRLYPAGETLEARLTTLGRALELM from the coding sequence GTGAAGACCGCGACGACCGTCGAATTCTCCGGAGACACGCGCGAGACGCTGGACTTCGTGCTGGAGGCGGAAAAGCTCGGCCTCGACGTCTGCTGGGTCGCCGAAGCCTGGGGCGCCGACGCGCCGTCCGCGCTCGGCTACCTCGCCGCGCGCACCGACCGGATCCGGCTCGGCTCCGGCATCATCCAGCTCGGCACGCGCACGCCGGTCGCGATCGCGCAGGCCGCGCTCACCCTCGCCGACCTGTCCGGCGGCCGGTTCGCGCTCGGTCTCGGCCCGTCCGGGCCGCAGGTCATCGAGGGGTTGCACGGCGTTCCGTTCGCGAAGCCGCTGACCCGGATGCGGGAGACCGTCGAGATCATCCGCCGGGCGTTCGCCGGCGAGAAGATCGCGTTCTCCGGCCGGGCGTTCGAGATCCCGCTGCCCGGTGAGGCCCGCCCGATGCGGCTGTCGACCGCGCCGAACCCGGACATCCCGATCTACCTCGCGACGCTGTCGCCGAAGCTGCTCGAGCTCACCGGCGAGGTCGCGGACGGCTGGCTCGGCACCAGCTTCGTCCCCGAAGGCGCCGACGCGTACTTCGGCCCGCTCGACGCCGGACTCGCGAAGGCCGGCCGGAAACGCTCGGACATCGACGTCTGCCAGGGCGCCGAAGTCGCCTTCGCCGCCAACGAAGACGAGCTGCGCACCCTGGTCGGCAGCCGCAAGAAGGAACTCGCCTTCAGCCTCGGCGGGATGGGCTCGGCCAGCACGAACTTCTACAACAACGCCTACAGCCGCCAGGGCTGGGCGGACGTCGCCGCCGAGGTCCGCGAGCGCTGGCAGGCCGGGGACCGCGACGGCGCCGCCGCGCTCGTCACCGACGAAATGGTGCTCGGCACGACGCTGATCGGCACCGAGGACATGGTGCGCGACCGGCTGCGCGTCTGGCGCGACACCGGTATCGACACGGTCCGGCTGTACCCGGCCGGCGAAACGCTCGAAGCGCGTCTCACGACGCTCGGCCGCGCACTGGAGCTGATGTGA
- a CDS encoding SRPBCC family protein: MEWTGARYADLPTAEVSTWIDAVPEDVWPVVSDISLMPELSAELQSVEWCEAGRKFVGRSKHDAFGEWETTSYVVECEAPRVFSWAVADPAEPSAVWKFTLEPDGGGTRLSQWVRMGPGRSGLSFAIDRMPEKEQKIVFVRLREFETAMTGNLAAIKDRVENR, from the coding sequence ATGGAGTGGACCGGCGCGAGGTACGCCGACCTGCCGACGGCCGAGGTCTCGACCTGGATCGACGCCGTGCCCGAGGACGTCTGGCCGGTCGTTTCGGACATCTCGCTGATGCCCGAGCTGAGCGCGGAGCTCCAGTCCGTCGAGTGGTGCGAGGCCGGCCGCAAGTTCGTCGGACGCAGCAAGCACGACGCCTTCGGCGAGTGGGAAACCACATCGTACGTCGTCGAGTGCGAAGCGCCGCGGGTGTTCTCGTGGGCCGTCGCCGATCCGGCCGAGCCGAGCGCGGTCTGGAAGTTCACCCTCGAGCCCGACGGCGGCGGCACCCGGCTGAGCCAGTGGGTGCGGATGGGGCCCGGGCGCTCCGGGCTGTCCTTCGCCATCGACCGGATGCCCGAAAAGGAACAGAAGATCGTCTTCGTCCGGCTGCGCGAGTTCGAAACGGCGATGACCGGGAACCTCGCCGCGATCAAGGACCGCGTGGAGAACCGGTGA